TAATCCGAGAGTTGTGCACAGAGTCCACGTCTAATGCTATCACCTTGGCAACCAGAGAGCCTTTGTCAGTGGATCTGGggatcttctcctccaccactgATCCATGCGCACGCCACGGGGAGACAATAACAGGGGTGTTGTCATTCTGGTCCACAATAATGATGTGGACggtcacgttgctgctgagTGGAGGAGAACCAGAGTCTCTGGCCTCGATGTGGAACAGAAACTCCTTCTCGATCTCATAGTCAAAGGTTTTTAGTGCGTAAAGATTCCCGTTCTCTGGATTGATGGAGAACAGCATGGACATGGAGGTGTTGGCTGTCTCCTTTTCCAGGATGAAATAAACTAGATACTGGTTTTCATGGAGGTCGGGGTCAAAGGCAGAGAGGGAACTGAGCAAGGCCCCAGGAGCGTTATTCTCCATCACACGTATCGTATAAAATGATTGAGGGAACCGTGGCGCATTATCATTAACATCcaataaattcaaatgaatggTTTCATTTTCAGATAAAGGCGGTTTCCCGGCGTCAGTTACAACCAGTGTGATGTCATATTCTGGCATTGTTTCACGGTCCAAAGGTTCGGATACTATTAGCTTGTAATGCATGGGTCTTTCTAACGATTGGTTAAGAATGAAAGGCAGGTTCCCGTTTGTCGATAAACTCACGTTTCCGTTCTGACCCGTATCCCTGTCGCCTATGCCTATCAGAGCAATGACACTTCCAACTGGGATGTTCTCATCGAACGTGTTTTTAACAGATTGTATGGTAATGTGCGGGTAATTGTCATTCATATCGATTACATGGATAATTACTTTACATTGCCCCAGTAAGGGATGAGCCCCTTTGTCTCTTGCCTCGATGTGCATTTCATAAAATTTCATATCTTCATAATCAATAGTTCCTTTCACCGTTACCTCCCCTGTATTGGGATGCAGTGCAAATACATCTTGTGTTTTTTCGGAAGTATAAAGGGTGAAGGAGTACATTATTTCTGCATTGAGACCATCGTCAATATCTGTAGCGTTGAGCTTCATCACTAAGGTGCCGATGGGAGAATTCTCTGTCATATTAATCGTGTAAATCTGCCTGTCAAACCGAGGAGGATTGTCATTAGTGTCTTGCACATTAACAATAATATTGGCAGTAccggtgcgttcagggacccCGCCGTCCACAGCGGTGAGCACTAAATTATGAACAGCATTCTCCTCTCTGTCTAAAGATTTGGTCAACACTAAATCAACGTACTGAGTTCCGTCGCTGCCCGTCTGAATTTCGATCGTGAAATGTTCACTGACACTGAGCTTATATGTTTTAATTGTGTTCATGCCAACATCTGGATCCGCAGCGTTCGGCAGGGAGAATCTCTCCCCCGGCGTTGCAGATTCTGAGACGTCGAGCTCTACTCTGTCCCGACGAAAATGTGGAGCGTTGTCATTTATGTCTGTTATCCCTAGTTCAATGTTGAAGATACGCAACGGGCTTTCTATGATCACATCAAGCTTTAGAAAACAGGACGTTAATTTCGAACAGAGATATTCCCTGTCCATCTTTTCCACGATAAACAACTCCCCTGTCTTTTTGTTCACGTctagatattttttattatggaAAATATCAAGTTTTACCTCGCGTTGAGTCAAACCTCCAGGCTCAAGTCCCAAATCTGCAGCCAGATTGGCCACAACAgatcctctctccatctcctcggCTATGGAGTACCGCGTCACAGACAAAGCGCCGGGCGTTGCACACAAGACAAAGACAGTGGCCCAAAAATACATCCTTTCgtcagcaggaagaaaaaaaaattccccagATTTTAAAAGCGTGATGTTTTAATGTGTAAAAGGTCTTATAATATCTGCTAGGTTGTGTTATtaacacatgaataaaaatctCATCCTCCTCCAAGATGTGTCCTGCACCATTTATGAATGGGTGTGTCatgaaaggaggagagaagTATTTTTCTTCATGGGCAACAGTGACACCATTTGACAGAGACACAGTTGTACACAGTGCAGCCGCTGTTTGTTGCTTTGTGATCAAGGAACAATAACAATACAGATTTATGATTGTGAATATTGTGTAAAAGTATCAATTCTGCTCTTTTGAAGACATAATAAATTATGGTACATAGGAGGACTTTTGATGCAACTTGCATGTCTATgacaatttcatttttaaaccaaAATTGGTGAAAACGATGTGAATGACCATGGAAGCTAATAAATCCGATGCCACGTGAATGTAGAATGAGATGATTACAGAGTCGTGTAGCTGTTAAACGTGGCTGCAATTGATGACTACCTTCTTCATTTTAGATACAAACTGAAGACATTAAGACTATAAAGCGCCATTTATAGAATTATgtagcaaacaaaaacatgtgaaagaactctaaaaaagttttatattttagattcctCAATAGCTACTCTGCTTTGATATTAGCTTTGTAAATCTTTGGCCTTCTCTCAATGATCTTCATGAGGTCATCACCTGAAATGGTTTTCAGGTCACAGGTGTCCTTGTCATAGTTCATTTGTGGATTTTCttaccttctttttcttttaataattttttttaaattttattttattttcttgagtACATCAATAGTGTTGTGTAGAGGTCAGTTGACAGCTCCATTTGAAAACTATTATAATACACATATTATGAGAAAAGCCAATCAGCTAATTGAAAGGAAATGGCAGtccatcattactttaagaacTGAAGGTCAGTCGGGCCAGAAAATGTCTGTTGCAAAAGCCATCAAGCGCGACTACAAACTGGCTCACATGAGGATTGGCTCAGGAACTGAAGACCAAGGGTTACCTCTACTGCTGAGGAAAAATTCATCTGAGTCAGAGCCTCAGAAATCAAAAGATAACTACATTTCAGATTAGAACACACATATATGCCACAGACACATTTCTATGTCAGCTGTTCAGAGTATATTGtgtgaatcaggccttcatggtTAAATAGCTGCTAAGAAATCATGAGTAAGGAAAAGCAAAAAGCAGAAGAGATTTATTTGCATCAAGAAGCACAATGAATGGACATTAGACCAGTGGAAATCTGAGCTTTGTACTGATAAGGCCAATTTTTAGGTCTTTGGTTCCACCCACTGTCTTTGTGTGAGGCAGAAAAGGTCAACGGATGGTTGCTTTGTGCAGGATTCCCTAtatgcatggtgtgtgtgtgtgtgtgcgcgcgtgtatATGTATGTTGCTTTTCAAAATTGAAGGCACACCGAGCTACTTCTGCATCATGTAGCAAAATGCCATCATCCAGTTTGCTCTTATAATTAGAGcacaatttaatattttaacaggACAATGACCTGTTTGAAGGAGAGTGATGGAGTGCTGCGGCAGAAgacctggcctccacagtcGCCTGATCTAAACCAATCAAGATTGTTTGGGATGAGATGAACTGTAGAGTGACGCCAAAGAACCAACAAGTGTTCAGCACCTGTGGGAACTCCTTCAAGACTGTTAGAAAACCATTTCAGGGGACTTTATCTTAAAGCTTCTGGAGAGAAGGCCAAGGGTGTTCAAAGTAGGAATCAAAGTAAAGGGTGGCTGTTTTGAAAAACTTGGAATATAAAATCTCTTTATAGAGATAATTTCAAATTTGTTCATTCATAGATTTGATACCTTTGGTAAGAATCtacaataaaaaatagtttaaataaaaaaagccctgtaaaaaaataaaataaaattatatatatatatatatatatatatatatatatatatatatgtggcCAATCTAGCCCTGCAATGGGTGACAGGAATTAATCTTTACTAAAAGCAACATTAAGAGGAACTTTCACTGTTCCACTGAAGAGGTCATTAAGAGGAACTCTTGTGTTTTCAGGACTAAGTATTTTTGatcatgtcatttattttgtagGGTGTTTTTGTACACTGATGTGATGGATGATGAAAAAACAGGAATAGTTTAGATGATATGAGTGTTTTGTATATTTGGTTTCTTTCTCTAGGTGGAAGATATCCTCCCTCACCTCATTTCCTTGTGTTCTGAGATTTGAgtcacaaagacagaaaagagccatgagtaaaatattttatttgtaaggaaaaaaataagGTTGTATTTTAATATCCAGACTGCTACACTGCTGAGGACTGAAAACTGAAGTCACATAACATTTTTCTGAACTACCAAGAAAGCAAAGACATACTGACATACTTTTTTCCAATTCTGTGGCAAGTgtttaaaattgtttaattttaaagttCCAGCTCCACGTCACAGTGAAATAAGAACAAATGTGTGTAGATTCTTGCACAAcggcgccctctagtggacaaATTCAGCATTGTTATCATAGGCACATTCATTTTTACTGGTTTATTTAGTTTAATATTCGTCTGACACTACGATAGAATTCTGAGAAAACCAATTGAATATGTTCAATAATTAATTACTATGTCAAGTAttatttcatcttatttttCGCCACAgagtgtcatccttttccatatcttctgcatcctcctctatAAGAGCAACTGCCCTCTTGGcttctctcactacatccatccagcTTTTCTTTGGTCGTATGCTTaccctcttgcctggtagctccatcctcaacacccttTTAATAATATACTCACAATCTCTCATCTGGCCGTGACCAAATCATCGAAGTCAACtttctctaactttgtctccaaaacgtttcaccttggctgttcctctgatgaactcatttctgattttATCCATCCTGATCACCCCTAGAGAGAAATTCaaaatcttcatttcctccatctccagccccacttcctgtcttcttttcagcagcACTGTCTCTAGTCTGTACATCATGGCTGACCTCACCACTTTCTTATAAACTGAGCCCTGCATTCTAACAGGGACTCTTCTAACAGGGACACT
The Antennarius striatus isolate MH-2024 chromosome 10, ASM4005453v1, whole genome shotgun sequence genome window above contains:
- the pcdhb gene encoding protocadherin alpha-C2; this translates as MDIQVRGVQNRHSFVITSLSIWDRCALSVTRYSIAEEMERGSVVANLAADLGLEPGGLTQREVKLDIFHNKKYLDVNKKTGELFIVEKMDREYLCSKLTSCFLKLDVIIESPLRIFNIELGITDINDNAPHFRRDRVELDVSESATPGERFSLPNAADPDVGMNTIKTYKLSVSEHFTIEIQTGSDGTQYVDLVLTKSLDREENAVHNLVLTAVDGGVPERTGTANIIVNVQDTNDNPPRFDRQIYTINMTENSPIGTLVMKLNATDIDDGLNAEIMYSFTLYTSEKTQDVFALHPNTGEVTVKGTIDYEDMKFYEMHIEARDKGAHPLLGQCKVIIHVIDMNDNYPHITIQSVKNTFDENIPVGSVIALIGIGDRDTGQNGNVSLSTNGNLPFILNQSLERPMHYKLIVSEPLDRETMPEYDITLVVTDAGKPPLSENETIHLNLLDVNDNAPRFPQSFYTIRVMENNAPGALLSSLSAFDPDLHENQYLVYFILEKETANTSMSMLFSINPENGNLYALKTFDYEIEKEFLFHIEARDSGSPPLSSNVTVHIIIVDQNDNTPVIVSPWRAHGSVVEEKIPRSTDKGSLVAKVIALDVDSVHNSRITYQFLRVPDATLFSLDQYNGEIRTMRMFSYRDPRHLQLVVVAKDNGEPALSATVTIKLSTVETAVKAYSDMTEVPLQYDIFSDLNLYLVIGLGSVSFLLLITILVTIVLKCQKPKASKAAPPCRNSVISERNSTIADSTLVSNDAYWYSLFLAETRKGKLVVRQPVPKGSRYIVSSIPRGTGLTDTSDSAASTLQLLGADTVLRE